The Vagococcus penaei genome includes the window ATTGAAAGAGCATGATGCGGATATGTACCGCGTGTTGTTTAGTGATAAATTATATGACTACATTTTAGAACATGTGTCGCACTCTAATCCGATTCCTGTGCGTAAATTACCAAAAGAACTAATTGCTAACTATTTAGTTTACGGTTTATTAGGGATTTCAGAGGCTTGGGTTGTTGAAGGTAAAATTTATGCAAACCATTACATGGCTGCAAATGTTGCTAAATTGATGAAATCAGAACTTTTTGAAGAAGTAAAATTAACTAATTTTTTCGTTGATGTTGTAAAAGACTAAATAGAATAGTAATAAATTAAAAGGTTAACTAAAAAGTAGTTGACCTTTTTTTCTATATTTGGTAAGATGTTAATGTTGTAATTGTGTGCACCACAGCTACAACCGCTCGAATTAAGTTATTAAGTACGTTATGTCGCTTATGCCGGCGAGTCTAAGTAAAGAATAGGAGGTGCGGAACAAACATGTACGCTATTGTTAAAACTGGTGGTAAACAAGTTAAAGTTGAAGTAGGTCAAGCAATCTACGTTGAGAAATTAGACGTAGAAGCTGGTGAAAAAGTTGTGTTTGATGAAGTTATTTTAGTAGGTGGCGAAACAACTAAAGTTGGAACGCCAATCGTTGCAGGTGCAACTGTTGAAGGAACTGTT containing:
- the rplU gene encoding 50S ribosomal protein L21 gives rise to the protein MYAIVKTGGKQVKVEVGQAIYVEKLDVEAGEKVVFDEVILVGGETTKVGTPIVAGATVEGTVEKQGKQKKVVTYKYKPKKDSHRKQGHRQPYTKIMIDAINA